The bacterium genome includes a window with the following:
- a CDS encoding MotA/TolQ/ExbB proton channel family protein — MLEFISKGGVLMYPIFLCSIVAIAIILERAYHFFRIRTNVSQFLLKIEEALQANKIESALRQAKNTPGPVASVVEAGISNRQKDADKWEKAVSGVGTKELVRLEKNLRILGIIAHVSPLLGLLGTVTGMIKAFMKIQELGGRVDASVLAGGIWEALLTTAAGLSVAIPAMFAYHYFEGKVDNCAIAMKEASLLVSEWLGVGKPKEEGKSYSEHSGEDVDYGI, encoded by the coding sequence ATGCTTGAGTTTATTTCAAAAGGTGGGGTACTAATGTACCCCATTTTTCTGTGTTCGATAGTAGCTATTGCTATTATTTTAGAGCGAGCGTACCACTTTTTTCGGATAAGGACAAATGTATCTCAATTCTTGCTTAAAATCGAAGAGGCACTGCAAGCTAATAAAATAGAATCTGCCTTAAGGCAGGCAAAAAACACTCCTGGTCCGGTAGCCTCTGTAGTGGAAGCAGGGATAAGTAATAGGCAAAAAGATGCAGATAAGTGGGAAAAGGCAGTAAGTGGAGTAGGGACGAAGGAATTAGTCAGGTTAGAAAAAAACCTGCGTATATTGGGAATTATTGCCCATGTATCGCCCCTTTTAGGGCTTCTGGGGACAGTAACCGGAATGATTAAGGCGTTTATGAAGATACAAGAGTTAGGTGGTAGGGTTGATGCCTCAGTTTTAGCCGGTGGTATCTGGGAGGCACTTCTGACTACTGCTGCTGGACTATCTGTTGCTATACCTGCTATGTTTGCCTATCATTATTTTGAAGGCAAGGTGGATAATTGTGCTATTGCCATGAAAGAGGCTAGCCTACTTGTTTCTGAATGGTTGGGAGTCGGAAAGCCAAAAGAAGAAGGCAAAAGTTATTCTGAACATTCAGGGGAAGATGTGGACTATGGAATTTGA
- a CDS encoding biopolymer transporter ExbD translates to MEFERRKRISQHLDIAPLIDIVFLLLIFFMLTANFIMQPGIKITLPQAKTSQPQEERIVVFIGEDSQIYLNEKQVDISLLEDALRIKLQEVQKKTVVIKADKKIDLGLAVRVMDIAKGAGAEGLTISTKKGDEDVK, encoded by the coding sequence ATGGAATTTGAGCGAAGAAAACGAATAAGCCAACACCTGGATATTGCTCCCTTAATAGATATAGTATTTTTGCTTTTGATATTTTTCATGCTTACTGCTAATTTTATCATGCAGCCTGGAATAAAGATTACCCTTCCGCAAGCGAAAACCAGTCAGCCGCAGGAAGAAAGGATTGTTGTGTTTATAGGTGAGGATAGCCAGATTTATCTTAATGAAAAACAAGTGGATATTTCGCTTTTAGAAGATGCTTTGAGAATAAAATTACAAGAAGTGCAAAAGAAAACCGTAGTTATCAAAGCAGATAAAAAGATAGACCTTGGGTTGGCAGTCAGGGTGATGGATATTGCTAAGGGAGCAGGAGCAGAAGGATTGACAATTTCAACTAAAAAAGGTGATGAGGATGTTAAGTGA
- a CDS encoding energy transducer TonB, translating to MKVTIFVSILIHMLFLGIPKGILKFLSPEVEASRDFIAQIEIEKPPPPPQKIEIPKPKPEPKPKEIEPEEVVEAPEPKPLPEEVVEAPQPLTENESVIDAVKVEEPQVTPQPVEQVTIAKIDLAKIALQNYQRKVRNKIEQAKRYPAFARRNEIEGVVKVRFTILWDGSVDKIEICEPSGSSLLDEAACSTIKRAASFPPIPEEVGRNELQMQVNIEFKLD from the coding sequence TTGAAAGTTACCATTTTTGTTTCTATTCTTATCCATATGCTGTTTTTGGGGATACCAAAGGGGATATTAAAATTCCTATCACCTGAGGTTGAAGCATCCAGAGACTTTATAGCCCAAATAGAAATAGAAAAACCACCACCGCCACCACAAAAAATAGAAATACCTAAACCGAAACCGGAACCCAAACCTAAAGAAATAGAACCAGAAGAGGTTGTTGAAGCACCAGAGCCTAAGCCTTTGCCAGAAGAGGTTGTTGAAGCACCACAACCTTTAACCGAAAATGAGTCTGTAATTGACGCAGTAAAAGTAGAAGAACCTCAAGTTACTCCCCAACCAGTTGAGCAAGTAACCATTGCGAAGATTGATCTTGCTAAGATAGCGCTTCAAAACTATCAAAGAAAGGTTAGAAACAAGATCGAGCAGGCAAAAAGATACCCTGCTTTTGCCAGAAGGAACGAGATTGAGGGGGTAGTTAAGGTTAGATTTACGATTCTTTGGGATGGGAGTGTAGACAAAATAGAGATATGTGAGCCTTCAGGCAGCAGTCTTCTTGATGAAGCAGCCTGTAGCACCATCAAGCGCGCTGCTTCTTTTCCACCTATACCAGAAGAGGTAGGCAGGAACGAGCTCCAGATGCAGGTGAATATTGAGTTTAAATTAGACTAA